From Carnobacterium alterfunditum DSM 5972:
GCTTCGATAAAGTATAAGTTGAAAAACATAATTGTTCTTCTAATAAAAAGTTGTTCCCTTTCATTTTTGTTCCTCCTAAATAAGTTGTGCACAATTAGATTGTACACTATCTTTTTTTCGAATACAATCCTTTTTGACGATTCTTAAAATTTTTCATTATTTTTAGCCTTCAATAATTTTCACAAAAAAAGTTCGATTCCTTGGACCGTCAAATTCGCAAAAGTAAAGACTTTGCCAGGTTCCTAAAATAAGACGCCCTTTCAAAATAATCAGTGTTTCACTGGCCCCTACTACTGACGATTTTATATGTCCATCTGAATTCCCCTCCAGATGAGCATATTCGGCTTTATTAGGAAACGCTTGATTTAATCCTGAAATCAGATCTTTTTTTACGCCTGAATCGGCATTTTCATTAATTGTGATCCCAGCTGTCGTATGAGGACAAAATACCAACATAATGCCGTTTTTCACGCCACTTCTTGATAAAGCCTTCTGTAAATGATCATCGATAGTTATAAATGCTTGTTTCTCCTCTGTCGAAATATCAAATGAATAAAGGTTATTAGTCATACTGTTCAGCTCCTTTTACTCTTTGCTTCCATCATACAGTATTCTAAAGTATTCCTAAACATATAAGTTAGCAACTGGTATACTAAGACTATAAAATGATTAGAAAGTCGGTGAAATCTTGCAAATTTATATTGATGCAGATGCCTGCCCAGTAAAGAATATTATTATTGAAGAAGCTTCAGCAAAAGAAATACCAGTGACACTTGTGACTAGTATTTCGCATTTTTCGACCAAGGAACAACCTCCAGGAGTAGAAACAGTCTACGTTGATACAGGAGCAGAAGCAGCAGATTACCGTATCATTAAACTCATAAAAAAAGGAGATATCCTTGTTACACAAGATTACGGCTTAGCTTCATTAGGGCTAGGAAAAGGCTGTATCGTTCTTCACCATACGGGTTATGTCTACACCTCTGAGAACATAGATCAATTGTTGCAATCGCGTTATTTAAGCGCTATGATTCGAAAAAGCGGTAAGCGAACAAAGGGTCCTAAACCTTTTACAGA
This genomic window contains:
- a CDS encoding YaiI/YqxD family protein, yielding MQIYIDADACPVKNIIIEEASAKEIPVTLVTSISHFSTKEQPPGVETVYVDTGAEAADYRIIKLIKKGDILVTQDYGLASLGLGKGCIVLHHTGYVYTSENIDQLLQSRYLSAMIRKSGKRTKGPKPFTEENRKEFRLRFKEILAQFQD
- a CDS encoding secondary thiamine-phosphate synthase enzyme YjbQ — translated: MTNNLYSFDISTEEKQAFITIDDHLQKALSRSGVKNGIMLVFCPHTTAGITINENADSGVKKDLISGLNQAFPNKAEYAHLEGNSDGHIKSSVVGASETLIILKGRLILGTWQSLYFCEFDGPRNRTFFVKIIEG